TTGTATTCtacatgtttttttaaatctttaaaatatatttttttccattttaataatttatctttttttgaatataaaacattatgataattatttattaatctattttcaaaatttaatattttatcatcatcatcatcattatttgatatattatcACACACCATTTTATCTTTAGCATGACCATATTTTCTTAAAAActtttttatgatataatATGTAGCTGGCACATCACCCAAAATATCTGAATTTCCAGAAAATAAGAAAGAAATATTTACACCATTTGATAAAGCATAAAATAAGGCTCGTCTTAGAAACCCTGGAGGTAAGAAATAGCTAGTtgtgatataaatattattagtggctccattttttataatatattcaaaaGATGATTGAATagatttaatttttcttaatACATTTGATTCTAATACTTGTATATAACATCCAGAATTGTCTCCatcactttttttatattttttttgattttctaTCGGTTCACGTATAATATTTGCATTTGACATTTTTAATGAATCAAGGAATACATCAGCTAAATCTTTTACTGCTGGACCTTTTAATTTAACATGTAAATCATAATATTCTAaacaattatttttctttcctaacatatcatttataaatatatcttctTCAATATTATCtgattcttttttatttaataaattataattttgacatcccttttcaatattaagtaatctttcatttttatcatttttaacgatatttaaaaaattgggAATAACATTTTCAGATACATTCATAGATCCACAATATGCCGAATCATCtagaataataatttttctatgATCTCGAAAAAATATaggtaatatatttaaaaaggaatttagaaatgtattaaaaaatataacattaacGTTATTTTCTTTAAGTTTATTAacccatttattttttaattttaaacttCCAATATAATCaactaataaaataacatCACATCCTCTTTTAGATGCATTACATAAgctatttattatttgttcaGCAAAATTCGAATcatcaaatatataagattCAAACCAAACTCTTTTTTTACATCTGTCTATagattttattatatttttaaaacatgcATATcctgtattatatatttttattttatttccttcTGATacttttccatatttttcggcatttctttttaatatattaacccattttctttttatcaatattttatcattttcatttaaatttaatttttcgaCATTTGAGTCAACTAACTTGGTGAAATCTATTCCATCTTCTTTCCATTCttctccttttttatttaaaatatgtttatatattttttctcttaactTGTTTTCAACTTTCATATATCTTATATCAAAATGTCAAGACTCCAAATGTATTCATCTATATTATACATctactttatttatttcgttttttttatccTTTGTAGGAAATAAATTCCTCGTTTTTTGCATGTACAGTTCATAACGATGTGCGGGGGAGCCTCGTActgtattttttatatcccattaaaaatgataataagaGAAATAATAAGAGAAATAATAAGcaataataagaaaaataataagagaaataataagaaaaataataagaaaaataagcaataaaaataagcaataaaaataagcaataaaaataagcaataataataagcaataataataagcAATAAAAAAGGGGTAAAAAATATCTCATAACATTACTCGACCATGCCCAAAAAacgacatttttttttaaatttcccAAAATTGTtgacaaaaatataaaaacgtTAAAATGTCAGAAATATAAAACGTTAAGATGTTAAAACGTTAAGATGTTAAAAAtgccaaaaaatataaaaacgtTAAAAACGTCAAAAACggtaaaaatatgttatatataaaagCACGATATAAAATCACTGAATTAGGAAATATATTTCGAGTGGAGAGTCAGACATGTTCCCACTATATACCCATTTATttgcttaaaaaaaatataactcgaattttatattttatatttttctccttttaaacataattttcgaaaatatttataatacatatctTTTTTCTCATTAATCATATTtgctaaatattataatactaaaaaacgggcacatatatatatatatatatatatatatatacatatatatatgtatttatttatatatttatttatatatttatttatatcatgtTAAGGTTCCCACACCTACcaacaaatatatacatagatatgtgtgtatatattattatacttataaaattttaaatttctAATATTATGAGTCATGTatgttattataaatatctaTTTAGGCACTTGTAAATattcctttatttttatagtaaaaaaaaaaaaaacattaaactagcgaataaaaaaataaatataatttcaaaaaaaaaaaaaaaatgaattatgataaaaatgctatgattttatgttttgtcacaatttaattaaaaatagaccttaaaaaaaaaaacgaaaaacaGACAAATAAtgtatacatgtatatatactttttctCTCCACTCtgtctgtttttttttttttttttttttttttttaaaatgaatatattatattttttatttattgtatatttatattgtgtTAATCACTCAGTTTGTATATACCAAGATAATTTTCTATTCACTTTTAAGGATGCCAAAAAGGTAAAAGtttgtttaaaaataaatagtggTATCGTATTTTTCTCCAAACAATTTAAAGAGGGTTTTTAATTAAATGtgttaaacaaaataaataatcataTATTCCTTAATATTGTTTCAAAGGTGCATACAAACAAACAAAATGTTAACAAATTTGAAATagaaattaatttaaattttaatacaACAAAAGAGTCAAAggaattttttttagcatCATTAATACCTGCTAGTAacacttttttttcatatctACAATGGctatatatttacaaatattttCTGTACATGTTCATAAAATTAATGCATTAACAAGTGCACACATGTGTAATGCAAATATGATCATGTAAATATAAATCTTATAAATTTATCCTTCCCTTTACTTATTTATAAGAAAATCTAcaaattttatcatttaaaaaaaatgacgaaCAAGAGATAATGTCGAATGTCGAAATCCATCACGATAGTTCCAAGATAAGTGGAAATGGTAAACAACATAAAAAGTCGCCAAGGTCGACAAGGTCGATAAAAAAAACGATAAAAAAAACGATAAAAAGGCaattgtaaatatatacaaaagtCTTCTATCCATTTACACTTTCCCATATATACCCTATTTATAGATAACTGTGATTATCTTATAAcatcaaaaatgtatttattaaaattatctaAAGAGGAATTGGAAATGTTTAACATATATACTTACAACTTTTctaataaagataataatatgaCCATGtcagaaaaatatgaatattcaGAAAAATCATTaagttaataaaatttatttttcatatttacaacttttttttattatttatacacatttttaaaataaggaaaaaatattattttcacttATGTCgacacattttttatttttcttcgaatttttttttttttaaagaaacTTTTTTCCCTAACCAAGAAACAATTTACCCATCAAATTATTCTCTAAAGATTTCTGTCGAAGTTTCAAAAGAGGGTTTAGACACTGAAGGAGTCTGGTAGGGAACTATCAAAGAGGCACCACATTTTGTCACTACTTTTACccattttacaatttttataatttttacaatttttacaatttttataatttttgccCACTTGGTTTCTTGCCCATTTTTAGGATCTTCTCGATTGGAGAGAAAAATAATTCCTTAGACAAAATCCAAGAGTGTACAATTCCATCCAGCACTTTAAGCAAACTTTTTTTTCAGAAAACAGCAtctaacaatatttttttgttgtaTTGCAATAGTATCACTAGCTCCGAGGTATGAACATAAAATATCCAGAAAATAAGAATATTTGAA
This sequence is a window from Plasmodium yoelii strain 17X genome assembly, chromosome: 1. Protein-coding genes within it:
- a CDS encoding mitochondrial cardiolipin synthase, putative, producing the protein MKVENKLREKIYKHILNKKGEEWKEDGIDFTKLVDSNVEKLNLNENDKILIKRKWVNILKRNAEKYGKVSEGNKIKIYNTGYACFKNIIKSIDRCKKRVWFESYIFDDSNFAEQIINSLCNASKRGCDVILLVDYIGSLKLKNKWVNKLKENNVNVIFFNTFLNSFLNILPIFFRDHRKIIILDDSAYCGSMNVSENVIPNFLNIVKNDKNERLLNIEKGCQNYNLLNKKESDNIEEDIFINDMLGKKNNCLEYYDLHVKLKGPAVKDLADVFLDSLKMSNANIIREPIENQKKYKKSDGDNSGCYIQVLESNVLRKIKSIQSSFEYIIKNGATNNIYITTSYFLPPGFLRRALFYALSNGVNISFLFSGNSDILGDVPATYYIIKKFLRKYGHAKDKMVCDNISNNDDDDDKILNFENRLINNYHNVLYSKKDKLLKWKKIYFKDLKKHVEYKFGDNLLLRKKHKGISEFYFFEKKHCHAKNIVIDNLWCSIGSFNWDRFSSRRNLEVMISIFDKNISDQFIKEHEEKKKNSSKQITLSNINNRNVFQIFFSYCAYHIGKLYGKNIFDGLSNNNKKTILRKAIINRYLADNCIDHISLNMMWGT